In Octopus bimaculoides isolate UCB-OBI-ISO-001 chromosome 14, ASM119413v2, whole genome shotgun sequence, the following are encoded in one genomic region:
- the LOC106868623 gene encoding uncharacterized protein LOC106868623, translating into MAVNKEKPLAFTISFSRPFYIDLFVLIVCVLGLANAQQPPCIVKGCIYTRLPWYGYLIQKTFHRDMAKIQYQLWYPVSECCANLLIYYDDQLRTLNDKMSCSERERILPADNNQIIPLYTGNHKSVGCKISNETGKSIYVCIGERTFRSTGARTWYFAISRCSSKTHLNLNYFFNITGFYGTCEEDALSFSKTYIPPKQNNGTNLYAVIFGVVSGVMLILAVLFFSLWCVAVRRKTSGSVTSSQATMTHDIFYVNHSLSDREQADYSQSSSENYYEVIPERRSYESISAQAASTAERHHSLRTHATLAKEHRTHTTYIFDDYPPPPYHPPQPTPSKGQPQRQPVQVIQAMQPIQSLQTGMQTSLQPSMQSTMQPSMQPSLQTTLQPSLQNTLQPSLQTSMQSSIPTAVMQPKFQSALETSA; encoded by the coding sequence ATggcagtaaataaagaaaaaccatTAGCGtttaccatttctttttctcGACCGTTCTACATTGATCTGTTTGTGCTGATTGTCTGTGTTCTTGGACTGGCTAATGCTCAGCAACCGCCTTGCATCGTCAAGGGGTGCATCTACACTCGTTTGCCGTGGTACGGCTATTTAATTCAAAAGACATTCCACAGAGACATGGCaaaaattcagtaccagttatgGTACCCGGTCAGTGAATGCTGTGCAAACCTGCTGATTTATTATGACGACCAGTTGCGTACACTCAACGACAAAATGTCGTGTTCAGAAAGGGAACGTATTTTACCTGCAGATAATAACCAAATTATACCCCTCTACACGGGGAATCACAAATCTGTAGGTTGTAAAATATCGAACGAAACAGGTAAatcaatttatgtgtgtattggcGAACGGACATTTCGATCAACTGGTGCCCGAACCTGGTATTTTGCTATAAGTCGTTGTAGTTCTAAAACCCACTTAAACTTAAACTATTTCTTTAATATTACAGGATTCTATGGAACCTGTGAAGAAGATGCCCTGTCTTTCTCCAAGACTTATATTCCTCCCAAACAGAACAATGGTACAAACCTTTATGCTGTTATTTTTGGTGTTGTGTCCGGCGTGATGTTGATTTTGGctgttcttttcttctcattGTGGTGCGTAGCTGTCCGGCGTAAAACAAGTGGCTCAGTAACCTCGAGCCAAGCAACTATGACCCATGACATATTCTACGTGAACCATTCGCTCTCTGACCGCGAGCAGGCCGACTACTCGCAGTCAAGTTCGGAGAACTACTATGAGGTGATCCCGGAAAGAAGAAGCTATGAAAGCATCAGTGCACAGGCTGCATCGACAGCAGAACGCCACCACAGCCTGCGTACGCACGCGACCCTCGCCAAAGAGCACCGAACGCATACGACATACATCTTCGACGACTACCCGCCTCCTCCCTACCATCCTCCCCAGCCCACTCCAAGCAAAGGCCAACCACAGCGGCAGCCAGTCCAGGTTATCCAGGCAATGCAGCCCATTCAGAGCTTGCAGACAGGTATGCAGACCAGTTTGCAGCCTAGCATGCAGTCTACTATGCAGCCTAGCATGCAGCCTAGCCTGCAGACCACTCTTCAGCCTAGCCTGCAGAACACTCTTCAGCCTAGCCTGCAGACAAGCATGCAAAGTAGTATACCAACAGCTGTTATGCAACCCAAGTTTCAATCAGCACTCGAAACCAGTGCATGA